In a single window of the Oryctolagus cuniculus chromosome 2, mOryCun1.1, whole genome shotgun sequence genome:
- the HMGB2 gene encoding high mobility group protein B2, whose amino-acid sequence MGKGDPNKPRGKMSSYAFFVQTCREEHKKKHPDSSVNFAEFSKKCSERWKTMSAKEKSKFEDMAKSDKARYDREMKNYVPPKGDKKGKKKDPNAPKRPPSAFFLFCSEHRPKIKSEHPGLSIGDTAKKLGEMWSEQSAKDKQPYEQKAAKLKEKYEKDIAAYRAKGKSEAGKKGPGRPTGSKKKNEPEDEEEEEEEEEDEDDEEEDEDEE is encoded by the exons ATGGGTAAAGGAGACCCCAACAAGCCGAGGGGCAAAATGTCCTCCTATGCCTTCTTCGTGCAGACGTGCCGggaagagcacaagaagaaacaccctgACTCTTCGGTCAATTTCGCGgaattctctaagaaatgctcGGAGAGATGGAAG ACCatgtctgcaaaggaaaagtccaagtttgaagatatggcaaaaagtgataaagctcgttatgacagggagatgaaaaattacgttcctcccaagggtgataagaagggaaagaaaaaggatcccaATGCTCCTAAAAGACCACC ATCTGCCTTCTTTCTGTTTTGCTCTGAACATCGCCCAAAGATCAaaagtgaacaccctggcctgtccattggggacactgcaaaaaaattgggTGAGATGTGGTCTGAACAGTCAGCCAAAGATAAACAAccatatgaacagaaagcagctaagctaaaggagaaatatgaaaag GATATTGCTGCATACCGTGCCAAGGGCAAAAGTGAAGCGGGAAAGAAGGGCCCTGGTAGGCCCACAGGctcaaagaagaagaatgaacctgaagatgaggaggaagaagaggaagaggaagaagatgaagatgatgaggaagaggatgaagatgaagaataa